One region of Primulina tabacum isolate GXHZ01 chromosome 1, ASM2559414v2, whole genome shotgun sequence genomic DNA includes:
- the LOC142537773 gene encoding uncharacterized protein LOC142537773 isoform X2, producing the protein MSNSDSFLILETEKAGNIGDKIVNATKPCPGSMAQRQLGDISNLPRKPRPKIKAEKSQPMQTTTNKHIDQLQKENLALKKMLVQRNEIIEKSGIDLNMLRANVLKLQEQNHQLAFSNSQFLAELNSGKDRLKALQHELGCKNGLFKALKLKLEEEKRTNRCQNAEPEAKLRKFREEEVSSKEGEEREQPHSTKRRLQSNSSASSEEVQCDGKSENKRTIVRRQSTRFKKAESKPIENLNDEDGTNFSKLVSPDNQDLEDGPIFVIESLKHEDKECISDLQYDSQELERSYQCRPSRVAARKVQSYKEIPLNVKMRRPE; encoded by the exons ATGTCGAATTCGGACAGTTTTCTCATCCTCGAGACAGAGAAAGCTGGGAACATCGGAG ATAAAATTGTGAACGCAACAAAGCCATGTCCTGGAAGCATGGCACAGAGGCAGCTGGGAGACATTAGCAACTTGCCTCGAAAGCCTCGGCCAAAAATTAAAGCTGAGAAGTCGCAGCCTATGCAAACAACCACTAACAAACATATTGACCAGCTCCAGAAG GAAAACCTGGCTTTAAAGAAGATGTTGGTGCAGAGAAA CGAAATCATTGAAAAGAGTGGAATTGATTTGAATATGTTGAGAGCGAATGTGCTAAAATTGCAGGAACAGAATCATCAGCTAGCTTTTTCAAACTCACAATTTCTCGCG GAGTTAAATTCAGGGAAAGATCGG TTGAAAGCATTACAGCATGAGCTTGGATGCAAAAATGGTTTGTTTAAAGCTCTAAAACTGAAACTCGAG GAAGAAAAAAGAACAAATAGATGCCAAAATGCTGAGCCCGAG GCGAAATTGAGAAAGTTTCGAGAGGAAGAGGTGTCCTCAAAAGAAGGTGAAGAACGTGAACAACCTCATAGTACCAAAAGGAGATTGCAATCAAACA GCTCCGCCTCTTCTGAGGAAGTACAATGTGACGGGAAGTCTGAAAATAAAAG GACCATTGTGAGGAGGCAATCTACCAGATTCAAAAAGGCAGAATCAAAACCAATTGAGAATTTGAATGATGAAGATGGTACCAATTTTTCGAAACTTGTATCGCCTGATAATCAGGATCTAGAGGATGGCCCAATTTTTGTGATCGAATCATTAAAACATGAAGATAAAGAATGCATTTCTGACCTTCAATATGACTCTCAAGAATTAGAAAGATCGTATCAATGCAGGCCATCACGCGTAGCAGCCAGAAAGGTTCAATCCTACAAGGAGATTCCATTAAATGTCAAAATGCGCAGACCTGAGTAA
- the LOC142537773 gene encoding uncharacterized protein LOC142537773 isoform X1: MSNSDSFLILETEKAGNIGDKIVNATKPCPGSMAQRQLGDISNLPRKPRPKIKAEKSQPMQTTTNKHIDQLQKENLALKKMLVQRNEIIEKSGIDLNMLRANVLKLQEQNHQLAFSNSQFLAELNSGKDRLKALQHELGCKNGLFKALKLKLEEEKRTNRCQNAEPECLQAKLRKFREEEVSSKEGEEREQPHSTKRRLQSNSSASSEEVQCDGKSENKRTIVRRQSTRFKKAESKPIENLNDEDGTNFSKLVSPDNQDLEDGPIFVIESLKHEDKECISDLQYDSQELERSYQCRPSRVAARKVQSYKEIPLNVKMRRPE, encoded by the exons ATGTCGAATTCGGACAGTTTTCTCATCCTCGAGACAGAGAAAGCTGGGAACATCGGAG ATAAAATTGTGAACGCAACAAAGCCATGTCCTGGAAGCATGGCACAGAGGCAGCTGGGAGACATTAGCAACTTGCCTCGAAAGCCTCGGCCAAAAATTAAAGCTGAGAAGTCGCAGCCTATGCAAACAACCACTAACAAACATATTGACCAGCTCCAGAAG GAAAACCTGGCTTTAAAGAAGATGTTGGTGCAGAGAAA CGAAATCATTGAAAAGAGTGGAATTGATTTGAATATGTTGAGAGCGAATGTGCTAAAATTGCAGGAACAGAATCATCAGCTAGCTTTTTCAAACTCACAATTTCTCGCG GAGTTAAATTCAGGGAAAGATCGG TTGAAAGCATTACAGCATGAGCTTGGATGCAAAAATGGTTTGTTTAAAGCTCTAAAACTGAAACTCGAG GAAGAAAAAAGAACAAATAGATGCCAAAATGCTGAGCCCGAG TGCCTTCAGGCGAAATTGAGAAAGTTTCGAGAGGAAGAGGTGTCCTCAAAAGAAGGTGAAGAACGTGAACAACCTCATAGTACCAAAAGGAGATTGCAATCAAACA GCTCCGCCTCTTCTGAGGAAGTACAATGTGACGGGAAGTCTGAAAATAAAAG GACCATTGTGAGGAGGCAATCTACCAGATTCAAAAAGGCAGAATCAAAACCAATTGAGAATTTGAATGATGAAGATGGTACCAATTTTTCGAAACTTGTATCGCCTGATAATCAGGATCTAGAGGATGGCCCAATTTTTGTGATCGAATCATTAAAACATGAAGATAAAGAATGCATTTCTGACCTTCAATATGACTCTCAAGAATTAGAAAGATCGTATCAATGCAGGCCATCACGCGTAGCAGCCAGAAAGGTTCAATCCTACAAGGAGATTCCATTAAATGTCAAAATGCGCAGACCTGAGTAA
- the LOC142537783 gene encoding putative pectate lyase 12, translating to MLFRNPIILFCLLAYICSSISAAGFLNLTVAHQHPNPDAVVQETQRKVNESISRRSILLSTPIIHDQSQCLTGNPIDDCWKCDSNWSTNRQRLADCGIGFGQSAMGGKGGRFYVVTDSSDHDTVNPTPGTLRHAVIQDEPLWIVFQSNMVIKLKHELMFNSYKTIDGRGANVQITGNGCITLQYVSNVIIHNVHVYNCMPSGNTNIRSSPTHIGWRGKSDGDGISIFGSRNIWIDHCALSHCTDGLVDAIMGSTAITISNNYFSHHDEVMLLGHDDKFLPDSGMQVTIAFNHFGEGLVQRMPRCRRGYIHVVNNDFTQWEMYAIGGSGNPTINSQGNRYTAPTDPSAKEVTKRVDTNEGDWSDWNWRTDGDIMVNGAFFVPSGGGLSMQYAKASSVEPKSVSLIDRLTMNAGVLGGPRDNAVSISYGGGAMTGGGGTGGGDYFGMNFAGGSAATLTSPTGALFLSLQFIMILYVSNTNHGGLLSLLL from the exons ATGCTTTTTCGAAATCCCATTATCTTGTTTTGTCTCTTAGCCTATATTTGTTCCTCAATTTCCGCTGCTGGATTCTTGAATCTGACCGTCGCTCATCAACACCCCAACCCTGATGCTGTTGTTCAAGAAACGCAGAG GAAAGTAAATGAATCCATATCAAGAAGGAGTATACTGCTTTCAACACCAATAATCCATGACCAGTCTCAATGTCTGACGGGGAACCCCATCGATGACTGCTGGAAGTGCGACTCAAATTGGTCAACCAATCGCCAGCGACTAGCCGACTGTGGTATCGGATTTGGACAGTCGGCAATGGGTGGCAAAGGCGGCCGCTTTTATGTTGTTACCGATTCCTCAGATCACGACACAGTGAACCCTACCCCTGGCACATTACGTCACGCCGTAATTCAAGATGAACCCCTGTGGATAGTATTCCAATCAAACATGGTTATCAAGCTTAAACACGAGTTGATGTTCAATAGCTATAAAACGATAGATGGGCGTGGTGCCAATGTGCAAATCACGGGCAATGGATGCATTACATTGCAGTATGTTAGTAATGTGATCATCCACAATGTGCATGTTTACAATTGTATGCCATCAGGGAATACTAATATTCGGTCGAGTCCTACTCACATTGGGTGGAGGGGAAAATCAGATGGCGATGGGATCTCGATCTTTGGGTCCAGAAATATCTGGATTGATCACTGTGCTTTGTCACATTGTACAGATGGGTTGGTGGATGCCATTATGGGATCAACTGCTATTACCATTTCTAATAACTATTTTTCTCACCATGATGAGGTTATGTTGTTAGGACACGACGATAAGTTCTTGCCAGACTCCGGGATGCAG GTGACAATAGCTTTTAATCACTTTGGAGAGGGGCTTGTGCAGAGGATGCCTAGGTGTAGGAGAGGCTACATACATGTGGTGAACAACGATTTTACGCAATGGGAAATGTATGCAATAGGTGGAAGTGGTAATCCCACGATTAATAGTCAGGGCAATCGTTATACTGCACCGACAGATCCTAGTGCTAAAGAG GTTACAAAACGCGTGGACACGAACGAGGGAGACTGGTCCGACTGGAACTGGAGGACAGACGGGGACATAATGgtaaatggtgcattctttgTGCCATCGGGAGGAGGGCTGAGCATGCAATATGCCAAGGCCTCTAGTGTCGAGCCCAAATCTGTGTCCCTCATCGATAGACTCACCATGAATGCTGGTGTTCTTGGTGGCCCCAG GGACAATGCTGTGAGCATATCATACGGTGGAGGGGCCATGACCGGAGGAGGCGGCACGGGTGGTGGTGATTACTTCGGAATGAATTTTGCGGGTGGCTCCGCCGCAACACTAACGTCTCCGACCGGTGCATTGTTTCTGTCTCTTcaatttattatgattttgtATGTAAGCAACACCAACCATGGTGGTCTCCTGTCTTTACTTCTATAG
- the LOC142537791 gene encoding serine/threonine protein phosphatase 2A 57 kDa regulatory subunit B' beta isoform-like: MFNKIMKRGQRKPSKSSEAIEAPIPTATPPNVIVNHASRTAVATAQPAGLATVPQNTGVVEVLPLLKDVPLAERHVIFIRKAQVCCVFFDFSDTMKSAREKEIKRQTLSELVDLVQSGSCKMNEIMQEDLVKMISLNIFRSLPPASHENTGSEGGDPEEDEMFMDPTWPHLQLVYELLLRYIVSSDMDTKVAKRYLDHSFVLKLLDLFDSEDLREREYLKTILHRIYGKFMVHRPFIRNAINNIFYRFIFETERFSGTGELLEIFGSIINGFALPMKEEHKLFLVRALIPLHKPKCVSTYHQHLSYCLTQFVEKDYRLADTVIKGVLKYWPITNCGKEVLFLGELEEILEVTQPAEFQRCMVPLFRQIGRSLRNSHFQVAERALFWWNNEHIVGLIADNRHFILPIIFDALEHNIHNHWNQAINGLSYNVRRMFLEMDTKLFEQCQRRHEEKEAMAGGLEEQRLLTWKRLEEVADQANG; the protein is encoded by the exons ATGTTTAacaaaattatgaaaagagGGCAAAGAAAGCCCTCGAAATCATCGGAAGCAATCGAGGCTCCGATACCAACTGCAACGCCTCCCAATGTGATTGTTAATCATGCATCCCGAACGGCAGTTGCCACAGCGCAGCCTGCGGGTCTTGCCACTGTTCCGCAGAACACCGGGGTAGTTGAGGTTTTGCCGTTGTTGAAGGATGTCCCACTAGCCGAGCGTCACGTGATATTCATCCGAAAAGCTCAAGTCTGTTGTGTTTTCTTTGATTTTTCCGATACGATGAAATCTGCACGTGAGAAGGAGATCAAGAGGCAAACCCTTTCAGAGCTTGTTGACTTAGTGCAATCGGGCTCGTGTAAAATGAATGAGATAATGCAGGAGGATTTGGTCAAGATGATATCTTTGAATATCTTCCGGAGCTTGCCACCCGCATCACATGAGAATACTGGATCAGAGGGTGGAGATCCGGAGGAGGATGAGATGTTCATGGATCCTACCTGGCCTCACTTGCAACTTGTTTATGAGTTACTTTTGCGATACATTGTGTCATCTGATATGGACACTAAAGTTGCCAAGAGGTATCTTGATCACTCATTTGTCTTGAAATTACTTGATTTGTTTGACTCTGAGGACCTGAGGGAGAGAGAGTATTTGAAGACCATTCTTCACCGGATATATGGGAAATTCATGGTTCATAGACCCTTTATAAGGAATGCAATAAACAACATCTTTTACAGGTTTATATTTGAGACAGAGAGGTTCAGTGGGACTGGTGAGCTATTGGAGATTTTTGGAAGTATAATAAATGGTTTTGCGTTGCCAATGAAAGAAGAACATAAGTTATTTCTTGTACGTGCACTTATTCCTTTGCACAAGCCAAAATGTGTTTCAACATACCATCAGCATTTGTCCTATTGTTTAACACAATTTGTCGAGAAAGACTACAGGTTGGCCGATACTGTCATTAAGGGGGTGCTGAAGTATTGGCCAATCACAAATTGTGGAAAGGAGGTTCTCTTCCTTGGAGAACTAGAAGAGATATTGGAGGTCACACAACCTGCGGAATTCCAACGTTGTATGGTTCCTCTGTTTAGGCAAATTGGTCGTAGTCTCCGGAATTCACATTTCCAG GTAGCAGAACGTGCTCTTTTTTGGTGGAACAACGAGCATATAGTAGGCCTGATTGCAGATAATCGACATTTTATTTTACCAATCATATTTGATGCATTAGAACATAATATACATAACCACTGGAACCAGGCAATAAATGGCTTGAGCTACAATGTTCGTAGAATGTTCCTGGAAATGGACACCAAGCTATTTGAACAGTGTCAGAGACGGCACGAGGAAAAGGAAGCCATGGCCGGAGGACTGGAAGAGCAACGCTTGCTAACTTGGAAGAGACTAGAAGAAGTTGCTGATCAAGCTAATGGTTGA